A window of Streptomyces sp. NBC_01241 genomic DNA:
GAACTTCAGAAGCTGTCCAACAAGGCCACCGCCGAAAGATCGACCAGGCCACGTCGGCCACACAGCGACAACACCTGGACGAACAGCGAGTTCAAGGCGGCACGGTGGCGTCGTACGAACCGCGCGACGGTGGAGTGGTCCACTCGGCGGTTCGCTGTGATGATTCGGCAGCCCACGTCGTCCCAGCAAGCCTGCTCGATGCGACGGGAGGAGCGCACTCCCTTGCTGTAGCAGTAACAGGAGCAACGCAATCAGGCTC
This region includes:
- a CDS encoding transposase; amino-acid sequence: MRCSCYCYSKGVRSSRRIEQACWDDVGCRIITANRRVDHSTVARFVRRHRAALNSLFVQVLSLCGRRGLVDLSAVALLDSF